One genomic region from Cyanobium usitatum str. Tous encodes:
- a CDS encoding ribonuclease III family protein gives MRPERHHQLVAFLRSLGLEVGDRDLAPIEEALSHTSAGLARNHERLEFLGDAVLRLAAAEFLQRHFPNLSVGRCSALRAQLVSDRWLAELGEHCKIESVLHLGPMASGDQAGRATVRAECCEALLGGLYEAWGAGQGGLEPVHRWLNPHWQRSSSELLADPDLHNWKSALQEWTQAAGLGLPHYDCQERSQVHADPRRFHCSVTIAGQASHTGWGPSRRGAEQEAARAALAVIKPAREA, from the coding sequence ATGCGGCCCGAACGCCACCATCAGCTGGTTGCCTTCCTGCGCTCCTTGGGCCTGGAGGTTGGCGACCGCGACCTTGCCCCTATAGAGGAGGCCCTCAGCCACACCTCAGCGGGCCTGGCCCGCAACCATGAGCGCCTGGAATTCTTGGGCGACGCCGTGCTGCGCCTAGCCGCAGCCGAATTCCTGCAACGGCACTTTCCAAACCTGAGCGTGGGGCGCTGCTCTGCCCTGCGAGCCCAACTAGTTAGCGACCGCTGGCTGGCCGAACTGGGCGAGCACTGCAAGATCGAATCCGTGCTGCACCTCGGCCCAATGGCCAGCGGCGACCAAGCCGGACGGGCCACGGTGCGGGCGGAATGCTGTGAAGCCCTGCTTGGTGGCCTCTATGAAGCCTGGGGCGCCGGCCAGGGCGGACTGGAGCCCGTGCACCGCTGGCTCAATCCCCACTGGCAGCGCAGCAGCAGCGAATTACTGGCCGATCCAGACCTCCACAACTGGAAATCGGCCCTGCAGGAGTGGACCCAGGCAGCCGGGCTGGGCCTGCCGCACTACGACTGCCAGGAGCGCAGCCAAGTCCACGCTGACCCGCGCCGCTTTCATTGCAGCGTGACGATTGCGGGCCAGGCAAGCCACACGGGCTGGGGGCCTTCAAGGCGCGGCGCCGAACAGGAAGCCGCCAGGGCCGCCCTCGCTGTGATCAAGCCTGCTCGAGAAGCTTGA
- a CDS encoding NAD(P)H dehydrogenase subunit NdhS: protein MADLPILPGSTVVVRDGRSIYNGYRGFVQRISGQQAAVLFEGGNWDKLVTMPLKLLEQA from the coding sequence ATGGCCGACCTGCCGATCCTGCCGGGCTCCACCGTGGTGGTGCGTGACGGCCGCTCGATTTACAATGGCTACCGGGGCTTTGTGCAGCGGATCAGTGGCCAGCAGGCCGCCGTGCTGTTTGAGGGCGGCAACTGGGACAAGCTCGTCACCATGCCGCTCAAGCTTCTCGAGCAGGCTTGA
- the rimM gene encoding ribosome maturation factor RimM (Essential for efficient processing of 16S rRNA), translating to MADQTSSSEIATPAPEDLLVVGKVVSAQGLQGELRVLPMSDFPERFTRAGRRWLQRREEAPRQVELLSGRQLPGKELFVVRLAAIDSREAAEALVGDQLLVPLADRPKLAKGEFHLLDLVGTEVRLLADQRPIGRVRDLIHAGNDLLEVEQETPDGPRRLLIPFVTAIVPEVHLEEGWIGITPPPGLLEL from the coding sequence ATGGCCGATCAAACCAGCAGCAGCGAGATCGCCACTCCTGCCCCCGAAGATCTACTTGTGGTCGGCAAAGTGGTGTCAGCCCAAGGGCTGCAGGGCGAGCTGAGGGTGCTGCCCATGAGCGATTTCCCGGAGCGCTTCACCCGGGCCGGCCGGCGCTGGTTGCAGCGGCGGGAGGAGGCGCCACGCCAGGTGGAGCTGCTGAGCGGCAGGCAACTGCCAGGCAAGGAGCTGTTTGTGGTGCGGCTCGCCGCCATCGACAGCCGGGAAGCTGCCGAAGCCCTGGTCGGTGACCAGTTGCTGGTGCCCCTAGCCGACCGCCCCAAGCTGGCCAAAGGCGAATTTCACCTGCTCGACCTGGTGGGCACCGAAGTGCGGCTGCTGGCGGATCAGCGGCCCATTGGCCGGGTTCGCGACCTGATCCACGCTGGCAACGACCTGCTGGAGGTGGAACAGGAAACCCCCGATGGCCCGCGGCGACTGCTGATCCCCTTCGTGACAGCGATCGTGCCGGAAGTCCATCTCGAGGAAGGCTGGATCGGCATCACCCCGCCCCCCGGGCTGCTGGAGCTCTAG
- a CDS encoding mannose-1-phosphate guanylyltransferase/mannose-6-phosphate isomerase — protein sequence MANSPSSPSSALVPVILCGGTGTRLWPLSRASYPKQYWPLAGTGEDTLLQQTQQRLKGLPGLGAPLLICNEDHRFIVAEQLRQIGVEPQAILLEPIGRNTAPAVAVAALQATAHGEDPLLLVLAADHVIRDAATFRATVAAGMAAAEAGQLVTFGIVPTAPETGYGYIEAAQSLLGANAPVPIARFVEKPDRATAEQFLATGRFTWNSGMFLFKASAILAELERLAPEVVSACRSSLEHDSADLDFLRLEREAFASCPSVALDVAVMERTDRGAVLPLEAGWSDVGSWSALWETADQDSNGNVLRGRVISEGSRNCYLRSEHRLVVGLGVEDLVVVETDDVVLVAHRDRAQEVKAIVGLLEREGAPESKAHRKIYRPWGSYDGVTEGERWQVKRIVVNPGASLSLQMHHHRAEHWIVVQGTAVVEKDGGTELVGENQSTYIPLGCRHRLSNPGKIPVELIEVQSGPYLGEDDIVRFEDRYGRSDASPTPALTPTLTPQ from the coding sequence ATGGCAAATAGCCCTAGCTCCCCAAGCAGTGCCCTCGTGCCGGTGATCCTTTGCGGCGGCACCGGCACGCGGCTGTGGCCCCTGTCGAGAGCTAGTTACCCCAAGCAGTATTGGCCCCTGGCCGGTACGGGAGAAGACACCCTGCTGCAGCAGACCCAGCAGCGCCTGAAGGGCTTGCCGGGTCTCGGCGCACCCCTGCTGATCTGCAATGAAGACCACCGCTTCATCGTGGCCGAGCAATTGCGGCAGATCGGCGTGGAGCCCCAAGCGATCCTGCTGGAGCCGATCGGCCGCAATACCGCCCCGGCGGTGGCGGTAGCAGCGCTGCAAGCCACCGCCCATGGGGAAGATCCCCTGCTGCTGGTGCTGGCGGCAGACCACGTGATCCGCGATGCCGCCACCTTCCGCGCCACGGTGGCTGCCGGGATGGCAGCAGCTGAGGCGGGCCAGCTGGTCACCTTTGGAATCGTGCCCACGGCGCCGGAAACCGGCTACGGCTACATCGAAGCCGCCCAGTCGCTGCTCGGTGCCAACGCACCGGTACCAATCGCCCGGTTTGTGGAGAAGCCGGATCGGGCCACCGCCGAGCAATTTCTTGCCACGGGGCGCTTCACCTGGAACAGCGGCATGTTCCTGTTCAAAGCCAGCGCCATCCTGGCGGAATTGGAGCGGCTGGCACCTGAGGTTGTGAGCGCCTGCCGTTCCTCGCTGGAGCACGACAGCGCCGATCTCGACTTTCTGCGGCTAGAGCGGGAGGCCTTTGCCAGCTGCCCCAGCGTGGCGCTGGATGTGGCGGTAATGGAGCGCACCGACCGCGGCGCCGTTTTGCCCCTAGAGGCAGGTTGGAGTGATGTGGGCAGCTGGAGCGCCCTGTGGGAAACGGCAGATCAAGACAGCAACGGCAACGTGCTGCGGGGGCGGGTGATTAGCGAGGGGAGCCGCAATTGCTATCTACGCAGCGAGCATCGGCTGGTGGTGGGGCTCGGTGTGGAGGATCTGGTGGTGGTGGAAACCGATGACGTCGTGCTGGTAGCCCATCGCGACCGGGCCCAGGAGGTCAAAGCAATAGTGGGGCTGCTGGAGAGGGAGGGGGCACCAGAGAGCAAGGCCCACCGCAAGATCTACCGCCCCTGGGGCTCCTATGACGGCGTCACCGAGGGTGAGCGCTGGCAGGTGAAGCGGATTGTGGTCAACCCAGGGGCCAGCCTTTCGCTGCAGATGCACCACCACCGCGCCGAGCACTGGATCGTGGTACAGGGAACGGCGGTGGTCGAAAAAGACGGCGGCACGGAGCTGGTAGGCGAAAACCAAAGCACCTACATCCCGCTCGGTTGCCGCCACCGGCTCTCAAACCCGGGCAAGATTCCGGTGGAGCTGATCGAGGTGCAAAGCGGCCCCTACCTGGGCGAAGACGACATCGTCCGCTTTGAAGATCGCTACGGACGCAGCGACGCCAGCCCCACTCCAGCCCTCACTCCGACCCTCACTCCACAGTGA
- the glmS gene encoding glutamine--fructose-6-phosphate transaminase (isomerizing), producing MCGIVALIGSREAAPQLLEGLRQLEYRGYDSAGIATVNGAGLHCLKAEGKLVNLTTRFEAQGAPGQCGIGHTRWATHGKPEERNAHPHLDGSGRLAVVQNGIIENYRSLRQELQSQGVLFRSETDTEVIPHLLARELERRQAAGEQASAALLLAALQSVLPLLQGAYALAVVWAEAPGALVVARKAAPLLIGLGEGEFLCASDTPALAGFTRTILPMEDGEVALLTPLGIELYDAAGQRVQRSPSLLSGTEHVADKRSFRHFMLKEIHEQPETAALWVARHLPEARAGELTPLVALPLAAEVFEGVERIQILACGTSRHAAQVGAYLLEQLAGIPTSVFYASEFRYAPPPLSPHTLTIGVTQSGETADTLAALAMEQERRRLVADPAYRPRLLGITNRAESSLARMVDHILDIGAGIEVGVAATKTFLGQLLAFYGLSLAFAERRLGQRQGGVSSGRSREELKELVAALRLLPQQLEALVADHDQRCAALAHRFEGTQDVIFLGRGINYPIALEGALKLKEISYIHAEGYPAGEMKHGPIALLDAKVPVVSIAMPGAVFDKVLSNAQEAKARDAQLIGVAPECPDAELFDVLLPVPAVDELISPLLTVIPMQLLSYHIAAHRGLDVDQPRNLAKSVTVE from the coding sequence ATGTGCGGCATTGTTGCCCTGATTGGATCGCGGGAGGCGGCTCCCCAGCTGCTGGAGGGCCTGCGCCAGCTGGAATATCGCGGCTACGACTCCGCCGGCATTGCCACGGTTAATGGGGCTGGCCTCCATTGCCTCAAGGCAGAGGGCAAGCTTGTAAATCTCACGACCCGCTTTGAGGCCCAGGGGGCCCCGGGCCAGTGCGGCATCGGCCATACCCGCTGGGCTACCCACGGCAAGCCGGAGGAGCGCAACGCCCACCCCCACCTCGATGGCTCTGGCCGTTTGGCGGTGGTGCAAAACGGCATCATCGAGAACTACCGCAGCTTGAGGCAGGAGCTGCAATCGCAAGGGGTGTTGTTCCGCTCCGAGACCGATACCGAGGTAATCCCGCACCTGCTGGCTCGGGAGCTGGAGCGCCGCCAGGCGGCAGGTGAGCAGGCTTCAGCGGCACTGCTATTGGCAGCTTTGCAGTCGGTGTTGCCGTTGCTGCAGGGGGCCTACGCCCTGGCGGTGGTGTGGGCAGAAGCCCCTGGAGCTTTGGTGGTGGCCCGTAAGGCGGCGCCCCTTTTGATCGGCCTGGGGGAGGGGGAGTTTCTTTGTGCCAGTGATACCCCGGCCCTGGCGGGCTTTACCCGCACGATTTTGCCGATGGAAGACGGCGAGGTGGCCCTACTCACCCCACTGGGCATCGAGCTTTATGACGCCGCGGGCCAGCGGGTGCAGCGCAGCCCCAGCCTGCTTAGCGGCACCGAGCACGTGGCGGATAAGCGCAGCTTCCGCCATTTCATGCTCAAGGAGATCCATGAGCAGCCTGAAACGGCCGCCCTTTGGGTGGCCCGGCACCTGCCTGAGGCCCGGGCTGGCGAGCTGACCCCACTGGTGGCCCTGCCTCTGGCGGCTGAGGTGTTTGAGGGGGTGGAGCGGATCCAGATCCTGGCCTGCGGCACCAGCCGCCACGCCGCCCAGGTGGGCGCCTACCTGCTGGAGCAGCTGGCCGGTATCCCTACAAGCGTTTTTTATGCCAGTGAATTTCGTTATGCGCCGCCGCCGCTGAGCCCCCACACGCTCACGATCGGCGTCACCCAGTCTGGGGAAACCGCCGACACCCTGGCTGCCCTGGCGATGGAGCAGGAGCGTCGCCGGCTGGTGGCCGATCCGGCCTACCGGCCGCGGCTGCTGGGCATCACCAACCGGGCCGAAAGCTCCCTGGCCCGGATGGTGGACCACATCCTTGATATTGGTGCCGGCATTGAGGTGGGTGTGGCGGCCACCAAGACCTTCCTTGGCCAATTGCTGGCTTTCTATGGGTTGTCCCTGGCATTTGCGGAGCGGCGGCTGGGCCAGCGGCAGGGCGGCGTTAGCTCGGGCCGCAGCCGCGAGGAGCTCAAGGAGCTGGTGGCCGCGTTGCGCCTGCTGCCCCAGCAGCTAGAAGCCCTAGTGGCAGACCACGACCAGCGCTGCGCCGCCCTGGCCCACCGCTTTGAGGGCACCCAGGATGTGATCTTCCTGGGCCGTGGCATCAACTACCCGATTGCCTTGGAAGGTGCGCTCAAGCTCAAGGAGATCAGCTACATCCACGCCGAGGGCTATCCGGCCGGCGAGATGAAGCACGGGCCGATCGCCCTGCTCGATGCCAAGGTGCCGGTGGTGTCAATCGCCATGCCAGGTGCGGTGTTCGACAAGGTGCTCAGCAATGCCCAGGAGGCCAAGGCTCGCGATGCCCAGCTGATCGGTGTGGCGCCCGAATGCCCAGATGCGGAGTTGTTTGATGTCTTGCTGCCGGTGCCGGCGGTAGACGAGCTCATCAGCCCGCTGCTAACGGTGATCCCCATGCAGCTGCTCAGCTATCACATAGCCGCCCACCGGGGCCTGGATGTGGACCAACCCCGAAACCTGGCCAAGAGCGTCACTGTGGAGTGA
- the psaC gene encoding photosystem I iron-sulfur center protein PsaC — protein MSHAVKIYDTCIGCTQCVRACPLDVLEMVPWDGCKAGQIASSPRTEDCVGCKRCETACPTDFLSIRVYLGDETSRSMGLSY, from the coding sequence ATGTCCCACGCCGTCAAGATCTACGACACCTGCATCGGTTGCACCCAATGTGTGCGCGCCTGCCCCCTCGATGTGCTCGAGATGGTGCCCTGGGATGGCTGTAAAGCCGGCCAGATTGCTTCCTCTCCCCGCACTGAAGATTGCGTTGGCTGTAAGCGCTGTGAAACCGCTTGCCCCACCGACTTCCTCAGCATCCGCGTCTACTTGGGCGACGAAACCAGTCGCTCGATGGGCTTGTCCTACTGA
- the acpP gene encoding acyl carrier protein yields MSQEAIYEKVRSIVAEQLSVDAGEVKPESNFQNDLGADSLDTVELVMALEEAFDIEIPDEAAEGITTVGDAVKFIQDKQA; encoded by the coding sequence ATGTCCCAGGAAGCGATCTACGAGAAAGTGCGCTCGATCGTTGCCGAGCAGCTCAGCGTTGACGCTGGGGAAGTGAAGCCCGAATCAAACTTTCAGAATGATCTGGGTGCCGATTCCCTCGACACCGTCGAGTTGGTAATGGCTCTGGAAGAAGCATTTGACATCGAAATTCCTGACGAAGCTGCCGAAGGCATTACCACCGTTGGCGATGCCGTCAAGTTCATTCAGGACAAGCAGGCCTGA
- the fabF gene encoding beta-ketoacyl-ACP synthase II — protein sequence MVQGLQRVVVTGLGAITPIGNDVSSYWEGLSTARNGVAGITLFDASRHACRFAAEVKDFDPSGWLELKESKRWDRFCQFGVIAAKQAVAHAGLTIDESNQHRVGTAIGSGVGGLLMMETQAHVLKDRGPDRVSPFCVPMMIPNMATGLTAIALGAKGPSSAVATACAAGSNAIGDAYRLIQMGLADVMVAGGAESAITPLGVAGFASAKALSFRNDDPSTASRPFDAERNGFVIGEGAGVIVLESLEHARARGAQILAEVVGYGMTCDAHHITSPTPGGVGGAEAMRLALKDARLEPEAVDYVNAHGTSTQANDSNETSAIKSALGDRAYRIPVSSTKSMTGHLLGGSGGIEAVAAVLAIEHNLVPPTINYQNPDPACDLDVVPNQAREHTLNVVLSNSFGFGGHNVCLAFRRMA from the coding sequence ATGGTGCAGGGTCTCCAGCGCGTCGTCGTCACCGGTCTCGGCGCGATCACACCGATCGGTAACGACGTCTCCAGCTACTGGGAGGGTCTGAGCACGGCGCGCAATGGCGTGGCGGGCATCACTCTTTTTGATGCCAGTCGTCACGCCTGTCGCTTCGCAGCTGAAGTTAAAGATTTTGACCCCTCCGGCTGGCTCGAGCTGAAGGAATCCAAGCGCTGGGATCGCTTTTGTCAGTTTGGGGTAATCGCCGCCAAGCAAGCAGTTGCCCATGCGGGACTCACCATTGATGAGTCCAACCAACATCGGGTTGGCACGGCCATCGGCTCCGGCGTTGGCGGCCTGCTGATGATGGAAACCCAGGCCCACGTGCTCAAGGATCGGGGCCCGGATCGGGTGAGTCCGTTCTGCGTGCCGATGATGATCCCCAACATGGCCACTGGCCTCACGGCGATTGCCCTTGGTGCCAAGGGTCCCAGCAGTGCGGTAGCCACCGCCTGCGCCGCCGGCTCCAATGCCATCGGTGATGCCTACCGGTTGATCCAGATGGGCCTAGCCGACGTGATGGTCGCTGGTGGTGCCGAATCGGCCATTACCCCTTTGGGAGTAGCGGGATTTGCCAGCGCTAAGGCGTTGTCCTTCCGCAACGACGACCCCAGCACGGCCAGTCGCCCCTTCGACGCCGAGCGCAACGGCTTCGTGATCGGCGAAGGCGCCGGCGTAATTGTGCTCGAGAGCCTGGAGCACGCCCGGGCCCGCGGTGCCCAGATCCTGGCCGAGGTGGTGGGCTACGGCATGACCTGCGACGCCCACCACATCACCTCACCCACCCCTGGAGGGGTCGGCGGTGCCGAAGCCATGCGTCTTGCCCTCAAAGATGCCCGGCTTGAGCCAGAAGCCGTCGACTACGTCAACGCCCACGGCACCAGCACCCAGGCCAACGACAGCAACGAAACCTCCGCCATCAAGAGTGCCCTCGGGGATCGGGCATACCGCATACCCGTGAGCTCCACCAAGTCGATGACCGGCCACCTCCTAGGTGGCAGCGGCGGCATTGAGGCGGTGGCAGCGGTGCTGGCTATTGAGCACAACCTGGTGCCACCTACCATCAATTACCAAAATCCGGATCCGGCCTGCGATCTGGATGTGGTTCCCAACCAGGCCAGGGAACACACCCTCAACGTGGTGCTCTCCAATTCCTTCGGGTTTGGCGGTCACAACGTCTGCCTGGCGTTCCGCCGCATGGCGTGA
- the tkt gene encoding transketolase encodes MVAAPSTSVESLCVNSIRFLAIDAINKSNSGHPGLPMGCAPMAFALWDKLLKHNPKNPKWFNRDRFVLSAGHGCMLLYALLHLTGYDSVTIEDIKQFRQWGSRTPGHPETFETPGVEVTTGPLGQGISNAVGLAIAEAHLAAKFNKPGCDLVDHYTYVIMGDGCNQEGVSGEAASLAGHLGLGKLIALYDDNHITIDGNTSVSFTEDVLKRYEAYGWHVQHVADGNTDVAAIAQAIEAAKAVTDKPSLIKVTTTIGYGSPNKANTAGVHGAALGADEAELTRKALDWSYGEFEVPQDAYDHWRQAITRGEALEAAWNASLATYRSQYPAEAAEFERQLRGELPQGWDASLPSFSPEDKGLATRMHSYNALNAFGPNLPELIGGSADLTHSNLTDIKGEASFQKGGEANRYLHFGVREHAMAAIMNGIAYHGSGLIPYGGTFLVFAGYMIGAMRLSALSELGVIYVLTHDSIGLGEDGPTHQPVETLANLRAIPNLLVMRPGDGNETMGAYQVAVTNRKRPTVLALSRQAMANQPGSAAAHVAKGGYILEDSNGTPELILIGTGTELELCTKAAAQLRAEGKNVRVVSMPCVELFEDQDAAYRESVLPAAVRKRVVVEASSSFGWHKYTGFDGACISIDRFGASAPGPVCLEKFGFTVENVVATAKGLG; translated from the coding sequence ATGGTCGCCGCTCCCTCCACATCCGTCGAATCGCTCTGCGTCAACAGCATCCGCTTCTTAGCGATTGACGCGATCAATAAGAGCAATTCGGGCCACCCCGGCCTGCCCATGGGCTGCGCCCCCATGGCCTTCGCCCTGTGGGACAAGCTGCTCAAGCACAACCCCAAGAACCCCAAGTGGTTTAACCGGGACCGCTTCGTGCTTTCAGCTGGCCACGGCTGCATGTTGCTTTACGCGCTGCTGCACCTCACCGGCTACGACTCGGTGACCATCGAAGACATCAAGCAGTTCCGCCAGTGGGGCAGCCGCACCCCTGGTCACCCTGAAACCTTCGAAACCCCAGGAGTTGAGGTCACCACTGGACCTTTGGGTCAGGGCATCTCCAACGCCGTGGGCTTGGCGATCGCCGAAGCGCACCTGGCTGCCAAGTTCAACAAGCCCGGCTGCGACCTGGTTGATCACTACACCTACGTGATCATGGGCGACGGCTGCAACCAAGAAGGAGTGAGCGGTGAAGCCGCCTCCCTGGCCGGCCACCTGGGCTTGGGCAAGCTGATTGCCCTCTACGACGACAACCACATCACCATCGACGGCAACACCTCGGTTTCCTTCACCGAGGACGTGCTGAAGCGCTACGAGGCCTATGGCTGGCACGTCCAGCACGTGGCTGATGGCAACACCGATGTGGCCGCCATTGCCCAAGCCATCGAGGCCGCCAAGGCCGTCACCGACAAGCCCAGCTTGATCAAGGTGACGACCACAATCGGCTACGGCTCGCCAAACAAAGCCAATACCGCTGGAGTGCACGGCGCGGCCCTAGGCGCCGACGAGGCAGAGCTGACCCGCAAAGCCCTCGACTGGAGCTACGGCGAATTTGAGGTTCCCCAGGATGCCTACGACCACTGGCGCCAAGCGATTACCCGCGGTGAAGCACTAGAAGCCGCCTGGAACGCCAGCCTGGCCACCTATCGCAGCCAGTACCCAGCTGAAGCGGCTGAATTTGAGCGCCAGCTGCGCGGCGAGCTGCCCCAGGGTTGGGACGCTTCCCTGCCGAGCTTCAGCCCCGAAGACAAGGGTTTGGCCACCCGCATGCACTCCTACAACGCCCTTAACGCCTTCGGCCCCAACCTGCCCGAGCTGATTGGCGGCTCCGCCGACCTCACCCACTCCAACCTCACCGATATCAAGGGCGAAGCCAGCTTCCAGAAGGGTGGTGAGGCCAACCGCTATCTGCACTTCGGTGTGCGCGAGCACGCCATGGCAGCGATCATGAATGGCATCGCTTACCACGGCAGCGGCCTAATCCCCTACGGCGGCACCTTCCTGGTGTTCGCTGGCTACATGATCGGCGCCATGCGCCTTTCGGCCCTGAGCGAGCTGGGCGTGATCTACGTGCTCACCCACGACTCGATCGGCCTGGGCGAAGACGGCCCCACCCACCAGCCGGTGGAAACCCTCGCCAACCTGCGCGCCATCCCCAACCTGCTGGTGATGCGCCCCGGCGATGGCAACGAGACCATGGGTGCTTATCAGGTGGCTGTCACCAACCGCAAGCGCCCCACCGTGCTGGCCCTCAGCCGCCAGGCCATGGCCAACCAGCCCGGTTCGGCTGCAGCCCATGTGGCCAAAGGTGGCTACATCCTGGAGGACAGCAATGGCACCCCAGAACTGATCCTGATCGGCACCGGCACCGAGCTGGAGCTCTGCACCAAAGCCGCAGCCCAGCTGCGCGCCGAGGGCAAAAACGTGCGAGTGGTTTCGATGCCCTGCGTCGAGCTGTTCGAAGATCAGGATGCCGCCTACCGCGAGAGCGTGCTGCCCGCCGCCGTGCGCAAGCGGGTTGTGGTGGAAGCCTCGAGCTCCTTCGGCTGGCACAAGTACACCGGCTTCGATGGCGCCTGCATCTCGATCGACCGCTTCGGCGCATCCGCTCCCGGCCCGGTCTGCCTCGAGAAGTTTGGCTTCACCGTGGAGAACGTGGTGGCCACTGCCAAGGGGCTGGGCTGA